One genomic region from Argentina anserina chromosome 2, drPotAnse1.1, whole genome shotgun sequence encodes:
- the LOC126783079 gene encoding uncharacterized protein LOC126783079 — MNTRVSTKLQSMKAPTKKNEKDIKVEEMQGSKERNTTNAISLGRASRREKKLALQQDVDKLKKKLRHEENVHRALQRAFDRPLGALPRLPPYLPSNTLELLAEVAVLEEEVVRLEEQVVHFRKDLYEEAVNISTSKRCLEYSAELCDSHRKKNPKFQGQRVDNNTVVKHLPCPSDDKQGKENQSSNPSMKNNKKSLIHSNVQVRTPVKRPPVDPKIAQKRLDSPKLQLEVKLPEEASAEVRLPSIPEKKLSVDDTPNRISENILKCLSSILMRMSIAKGTTESQPSFSSLGVQESNERPEIWDPYGIYSEFGKRDIGPYKQLYAVEAHSINLNRTASSLFVLRRLKLLFGKLASVNLKSLSHQEKLAFWINIYNSCMMNAFLEHGIPERPEIIVTLMQKATINVGGHLLSAITIEHFILRLPYHSKYTFSKGAKNDEKTARSIFALELSEPLVTFALSCGSWSSPAVRVYTASQVENELEVAKREYLQAAVGISSNKFAIPKLLDWYLPDFAKDLESLLDWICLQLPSELGKEAIKFLEGAKTDPHSQFVQIMPYEFSFRYLLHT, encoded by the exons ATGAATACAAGAGTCAGTACAAAGCTGCAGTCCATGAAAGCTCCAACCAAGAAGAATGAGAAA GATATCAAGGTAGAAGAAATGCAAGGGAGTAAAGAAAGGAATACTACAAATGCAATCAGCCTTGGAAGAGCTtcaagaagagagaaaaaattgGCTCTACAACAAGAT GTTGATAAGCTAAAGAAGAAGCTTAGACATGAAGAGAATGTACACAGAGCTTTGCAGAGGGCATTCGATAGACCCCTGGGAGCCCTACCTCGTCTACCACCTTATCTGCCTTCTAAT ACATTAGAGCTTCTTGCTGAGGTTGCTGTTTTGGAAGAGGAAGTTGTTCGTCTTGAGGAACAAGTCGTGCATTTTAGGAAGGACTTATATGAGGAAGCTGTCAACATATCAACCTCCAAGAGGTGCTTAGAATACTCAGCTGAATTATGTGATTCACACCGTAAAAAGAATCCAAAATTTCAAGGTCAAAGAGTGGACAATAATACCGTGGTGAAGCATTTGCCATGCCCTTCTG ATGATAAGCAGGGGAAAGAGAATCAATCATCTAACCCTTCTATGAAGAACAACAAGAAATCCTTGATCCATAGCAATGTGCAAGTTAGGACACCAGTGAAGAGACCCCCAGTTGATCCCAAAATAGCACAGAAGCGTTTAGATTCTCCAAAACTACAG TTAGAGGTTAAACTACCAGAAGAAGCGAGTGCAGAAGTAAGACTTCCTAGTATTCCAGAAAAAAAGCTATCTGTAGATGACACCCCAAACagaatatctgaaaatattcTGAAGTGCTTATCAAGCATTCTCATGAGAATGAGTATAGCAAAGGGAACTACAGAAAGCCAGCCTTCCTTTTCAAGTTTAGGAGTTCAAGAAAGCAATGAAAGACCAGAAATCTGGGATCCTTATGGTATCTATTCTGAATTTGGAAAGAGAGATATTGGTCCATATAAGCAATTATATGCAGTTGAAGCCCATTCCATAAATCTTAATCGAACAGCAAGCTCTTTGTTCGTGCTCCGAAGACTGAA ATTACTGTTCGGAAAACTTGCGTCCGTAAATTTGAAAAGCCTCAGTCATCAAGAAAAGCTTGCCTTTTGGATCAATATCTACAATTCCTGTATGATGAAT GCTTTCCTAGAACACGGAATACCAGAAAGGCCTGAAATAATTGTCACGTTGATGCAGAAG GCAACTATAAATGTTGGAGGACACTTGCTCAGTGCAATAACTATAGAGCATTTTATCTTGAGACTTCCATATCACTCAAAATAT ACCTTCTCCAAGGGTGCAAAGAATGATGAGAAGACAGCAAGAAGTATTTTCGCACTGGAATTATCTGAACCGCTGGTAACATTTGCTCTATCATGTGGAAGCTGGTCCTCCCCTGCT GTAAGAGTTTACACAGCATCCCAAGTTGAGAATGAACTAGAGGTGGCAAAAAGAGAGTATTTGCAGGCGGCAGTTGGAATTTCATCGAATAAGTTTGCAATCCCAAAGCTTTTGGATTGGTACCTTCCTGATTTTGCAAAGGATTTAGAGTCATTGCTGGATTGGATCTGCCTTCAGTTACCTAGTGAACTAGGAAAAGAAGCGATCAAGTTTCTTGAAGGAGCCAAAACTGATCCTCATTCACAGTTTGTCCAAATCATGCCCTATGAATTCAGCTTTAGGTATCTTCTACACACATGA